The following are encoded in a window of Oceanotoga teriensis genomic DNA:
- a CDS encoding TrkH family potassium uptake protein — protein MPTYRHYLKLRYREIMSITGKVITYLSFLILGVGSTSFIYGDIRTFFSFFYTFLLTISTGIIFRFFGRKKEEEKYEKLNVQDAVMIIFFVWTFSIFFSSLPFVFEGMLNIHQAIFESTSGWTTTGLTMISDVEIISRTFIIWRSIMQYIGGAGFALIMVITAGSMGVGLYQAEGRTDNLVPNLRDSAKIITGIYLIWAFIGILLLMFISKLPFFEAFNHTLTALATGGFSSKNFSIGAFDNVSMDIIIMLLMIMGGTGFGVHYAGAIMIKNSYRNILDYKKGKINKLEFKERIRMEPFFKNPEPKTMFFILLISFIFIFLFNTLNIYGVANGVRHGAFQVISALTGTGFSTVSFENWNLFALLIMTILMILGGMMDSTAGGLKLYRVYIALKLILVQIKSFFKPNGTKFHVEVYKGVSRKKIGFETLRDVIAVFMMYFIVYFIGVFVLLGYGYTLEDSMFEYASALSAVGLSVGITNPNAPLGVIWIETLGMYLGRLEFYAIFYAIIKLIRDINFILNKKNKLDS, from the coding sequence ATGCCGACATATAGACATTATTTAAAATTAAGATATAGGGAAATAATGAGTATAACAGGTAAAGTTATAACTTATTTATCATTTTTAATTTTAGGGGTTGGTTCAACCTCTTTTATTTATGGTGATATAAGAACTTTTTTTTCTTTTTTTTATACATTTTTATTAACTATTTCTACAGGTATAATTTTTAGATTTTTTGGTAGAAAAAAAGAAGAAGAAAAATATGAAAAATTAAATGTACAAGATGCAGTCATGATAATATTTTTTGTATGGACTTTTTCTATATTTTTTTCATCATTACCTTTTGTATTTGAAGGAATGCTTAATATACATCAAGCTATTTTTGAATCTACATCAGGCTGGACAACAACAGGATTAACGATGATTTCTGATGTAGAAATAATATCAAGAACTTTTATAATTTGGCGATCAATAATGCAGTATATCGGTGGAGCAGGTTTTGCGCTTATAATGGTTATAACTGCTGGTAGTATGGGAGTGGGTTTGTATCAAGCGGAAGGAAGAACAGATAATTTAGTTCCAAATTTAAGAGATTCAGCTAAAATTATAACTGGTATATATTTAATTTGGGCTTTTATTGGAATACTTTTATTGATGTTTATTTCAAAATTGCCATTTTTTGAAGCTTTTAATCATACTTTAACTGCACTTGCAACAGGAGGATTTTCTTCTAAAAATTTTAGTATAGGTGCATTTGACAATGTTTCAATGGATATAATAATAATGCTTTTAATGATAATGGGCGGAACTGGTTTTGGTGTTCATTATGCAGGAGCAATTATGATAAAAAATTCTTATAGAAATATACTTGATTATAAGAAAGGTAAAATAAATAAATTAGAATTTAAAGAAAGAATAAGAATGGAACCATTTTTTAAAAACCCTGAACCAAAAACTATGTTTTTTATATTACTAATATCATTTATATTTATATTTTTATTCAATACATTAAATATATATGGAGTAGCTAATGGCGTTAGACATGGAGCTTTTCAAGTCATTTCTGCTTTAACAGGTACTGGGTTTTCAACAGTTTCATTTGAAAATTGGAATTTATTTGCCCTTTTAATAATGACTATTTTGATGATACTTGGTGGAATGATGGATTCTACTGCTGGAGGATTAAAATTATACAGAGTTTATATAGCTTTAAAATTAATATTAGTTCAAATAAAATCTTTTTTCAAACCTAATGGCACAAAATTCCATGTTGAAGTTTATAAAGGAGTATCAAGAAAGAAAATTGGTTTTGAAACTTTAAGAGATGTAATTGCTGTATTTATGATGTATTTTATAGTATATTTTATAGGAGTTTTTGTTTTATTGGGATATGGATATACACTTGAAGATTCAATGTTTGAATATGCTTCAGCACTTTCTGCAGTTGGATTATCTGTTGGAATAACAAATCCTAATGCTCCTTTAGGTGTTATCTGGATAGAAACACTTGGAATGTATTTGGGAAGACTTGAATTTTATGCAATATTTTATGCAATAATAAAATTAATAAGAGATATAAATTTTATATTAAATAAAAAAAATAAACTCGATTCTTAA
- the hslU gene encoding ATP-dependent protease ATPase subunit HslU — translation MVLDQLTPRKIVGELNKYIIGQDSAKKLVAIALRNRIRRLNLDEELKKEIIPKNILMMGPTGVGKTEIARRLAEIANAPFVKFEATRFTEVGYVGKNVESMIRELVDVSINLVRKEMISEVEKRAEKLVEERLIEIFVPGNKKNEQKAPFMEMLQMFGQNNPYINNENENNKVKDSDDINKRRAEIFEKLKNGELEEIEIEIELEEDSSPMFAGMGPEFEDMGIQLGEMFQNMMPKKKNKRRMKVSEARKVLLPIEAEKLIDKDKMIHEGIERAQNRGIIFLDEIDKITTRNGQGNGGEVSREGVQRDLLPIVEGTNIVTKYGPVKTDYILFIAAGAFHVAKPSDLIPELQGRFPVRVELEDLTEEDFLNILTKPQNAILKQYIELLKTDEVEIKFTDDGIKELAHIAFDLNQKIENIGARRLYTVVEKVLEEVSFEAPASTPWSLEIDSDYVKNKLGPVIDDENVREFIL, via the coding sequence ATGGTATTGGATCAACTAACACCAAGGAAAATAGTTGGTGAATTAAATAAATATATAATTGGGCAAGATTCTGCAAAAAAGCTCGTTGCAATAGCATTAAGAAATAGAATTAGAAGGTTAAATCTTGATGAAGAATTAAAAAAAGAGATAATTCCAAAAAATATTTTAATGATGGGACCAACAGGGGTCGGAAAAACTGAAATTGCAAGAAGATTAGCAGAAATAGCTAATGCTCCTTTTGTTAAATTTGAAGCAACTAGATTTACTGAAGTTGGATATGTTGGAAAAAATGTTGAATCAATGATAAGAGAATTAGTTGATGTATCGATAAATTTAGTTAGAAAAGAAATGATTTCTGAAGTTGAAAAAAGAGCAGAAAAATTAGTAGAAGAAAGATTAATAGAAATATTTGTTCCAGGAAATAAGAAAAATGAACAAAAAGCTCCTTTTATGGAAATGTTACAAATGTTTGGACAAAATAATCCATATATAAACAATGAAAATGAAAATAATAAAGTTAAAGATTCAGATGATATAAATAAAAGAAGAGCAGAGATATTTGAAAAATTAAAAAATGGTGAATTAGAAGAAATAGAAATAGAAATAGAATTAGAAGAAGATTCATCACCAATGTTTGCTGGTATGGGACCAGAATTTGAAGATATGGGAATTCAATTAGGTGAAATGTTTCAAAATATGATGCCTAAGAAAAAAAATAAAAGAAGAATGAAAGTATCAGAAGCAAGAAAAGTATTATTACCTATTGAAGCAGAAAAATTGATAGACAAAGATAAAATGATACATGAAGGCATAGAAAGAGCTCAAAATAGAGGAATAATATTTTTAGATGAAATAGATAAAATAACTACAAGAAATGGCCAAGGTAATGGTGGAGAAGTTTCAAGGGAAGGAGTTCAAAGAGATTTACTTCCGATTGTAGAAGGAACTAATATTGTTACAAAATATGGACCTGTAAAAACTGATTATATATTATTTATAGCAGCTGGAGCTTTCCATGTAGCAAAACCATCTGATTTGATTCCAGAATTACAAGGAAGGTTTCCAGTAAGAGTTGAATTAGAAGATTTAACAGAAGAAGATTTCTTAAATATTTTGACAAAACCTCAAAATGCAATATTAAAACAATATATAGAATTATTAAAAACAGATGAAGTTGAAATAAAATTTACAGATGATGGTATAAAAGAACTTGCACACATAGCTTTTGATTTAAATCAAAAAATAGAAAATATAGGAGCAAGAAGACTTTATACTGTAGTAGAAAAAGTATTAGAAGAAGTTTCTTTTGAAGCTCCAGCTTCTACACCATGGAGTTTAGAAATAGATTCAGACTATGTAAAAAATAAATTAGGACCAGTTATAGATGATGAAAATGTTAGAGAGTTTATCCTTTAA
- a CDS encoding response regulator, whose translation MNKIEIIIIEEEESVINLYKKLLQNIIEIDFDIKTLSEISEIDNFLENYDPEEKERLSLIISEIEINGKDITEKLEKIKSLFPKTHLYIISNFVTIDRLKKSLKFGVDDWHEKPVTPEEFYGMVKSSIFKYRSLKENYDYLSDLIDELDIENHIQYYSIKNKISKLMYENPNSYQPHLLFYKFYRKKGKDELAQKHYKASNALK comes from the coding sequence ATGAATAAAATTGAAATAATAATAATTGAAGAAGAAGAATCGGTTATAAATTTGTATAAAAAACTTCTTCAAAATATAATTGAAATAGATTTTGATATTAAAACACTTTCTGAAATTTCGGAAATAGATAATTTTTTAGAAAATTATGATCCAGAAGAAAAAGAAAGACTTTCATTGATAATATCTGAAATAGAGATAAATGGTAAAGATATAACTGAAAAACTTGAAAAAATAAAAAGTTTGTTTCCAAAAACACATTTATATATAATAAGTAATTTTGTTACAATAGATAGATTAAAAAAATCTTTAAAGTTCGGTGTAGATGACTGGCACGAAAAGCCAGTCACACCTGAAGAATTTTATGGTATGGTAAAATCTTCTATTTTTAAATACAGAAGCCTTAAAGAAAATTATGACTATTTAAGTGATTTAATAGATGAATTAGATATAGAAAATCATATACAATATTATTCCATAAAAAATAAAATATCTAAATTGATGTATGAAAATCCTAACTCATATCAACCACATTTACTATTTTATAAATTTTATAGAAAAAAAGGAAAAGATGAACTCGCACAAAAACATTACAAAGCTTCTAATGCTTTAAAATAG
- a CDS encoding NAD(P)-binding protein, whose translation MEKIKFIIIIGCGRLGSELALKLSENHSVVVIDKDENSFIRLSNRNFTGFTMTVDTSDMDALNRVKLEKADMVYIVTPDDNLNFMLAYGIKNINPNIKLVARVNDPIKKDIFKKANVELFCPIENSVQQLVEDFEKVDKI comes from the coding sequence ATGGAAAAAATAAAATTTATTATAATAATTGGATGTGGAAGATTAGGTTCAGAATTAGCTTTAAAACTTTCTGAAAATCATTCTGTTGTAGTTATAGATAAAGATGAAAATTCTTTTATAAGACTTAGTAATAGAAATTTTACTGGGTTTACCATGACGGTTGATACAAGTGATATGGATGCATTAAATAGAGTAAAACTTGAAAAAGCAGATATGGTATATATAGTTACTCCAGATGATAATTTAAATTTTATGCTTGCATACGGAATTAAAAATATAAATCCAAATATTAAACTTGTAGCAAGAGTTAATGATCCTATAAAAAAAGATATATTTAAAAAAGCAAATGTTGAATTATTCTGTCCTATAGAAAATTCTGTACAACAATTAGTTGAAGATTTTGAGAAGGTAGATAAAATATGA
- a CDS encoding TrkA C-terminal domain-containing protein produces the protein MKKKTFYIFEGDTLAYSLAKKLLLLGNEVYYISKKKENIELMDGLKAYYSSLELINNDPTDIDWVENLEMTSRVGALIIISENDSENFVISWLLRQYYEDIRIVSLVNSPENEFMFKTINVNTLTPISWMEKLIEASLNYEDITDFFNPYVEKLSILELLINIKDKSCNKKLKNIKLPENTIIGVQIKSDGEIKVPQGESIIEENDKIIVFSLKEQVQKVKEALK, from the coding sequence ATGAAGAAAAAAACTTTTTATATTTTTGAAGGAGATACATTAGCATACTCACTTGCAAAAAAACTATTATTACTTGGAAATGAAGTATATTATATAAGTAAGAAAAAAGAAAATATAGAATTAATGGATGGTCTAAAGGCTTATTATTCTTCATTAGAATTAATAAATAATGATCCAACAGATATAGATTGGGTTGAAAATTTAGAAATGACTTCAAGAGTTGGTGCCTTAATAATAATATCAGAGAATGATTCAGAAAATTTTGTAATTTCTTGGTTATTAAGACAATATTATGAAGATATAAGAATAGTTTCTTTGGTAAATTCTCCAGAAAATGAATTTATGTTTAAAACAATAAATGTAAATACATTAACTCCAATATCTTGGATGGAAAAATTGATAGAAGCCTCTTTGAATTATGAAGACATAACTGATTTTTTTAATCCTTATGTAGAAAAACTATCTATATTAGAATTATTAATCAATATAAAAGACAAATCATGTAATAAAAAATTAAAAAACATAAAATTACCTGAAAATACTATAATTGGTGTTCAAATAAAATCAGATGGAGAAATCAAAGTTCCTCAAGGTGAGAGTATTATAGAAGAAAATGATAAAATAATAGTATTTAGCCTAAAAGAACAAGTTCAAAAAGTAAAAGAAGCATTAAAATAG